Proteins co-encoded in one Gadus morhua chromosome 6, gadMor3.0, whole genome shotgun sequence genomic window:
- the gcn1 gene encoding LOW QUALITY PROTEIN: eIF-2-alpha kinase activator GCN1 (The sequence of the model RefSeq protein was modified relative to this genomic sequence to represent the inferred CDS: inserted 4 bases in 4 codons; deleted 3 bases in 3 codons; substituted 1 base at 1 genomic stop codon) — translation MAADTQVSDTLKKXAVKVTTSVXMKRKEILGELKKCLNGKDLPDPAIKGLCKLFCLTPHRYRDSASRRELISVIALLAKNQPDALATNLLQCLQSSGIICNAGEPCKSSGSAAFSGVSWSCLLVRSVFSTPEKRDGPLWKKMVEVQSLFLAEVVGGAQTTAINSSLKTLCQIWKENSGLVDEYISTLLILEQNPVHLVLLGVCFDFCTTQKDMATINKHKSALLDLYVKSALMSKTRPQQHVLNKSGSMLRHVSHSEFKDLLLPAMQKSMLRSPENAMQTVSCLLAAVTLDLSQYAMDVGKAVASQLKANNPQLMQEAVQAMQNLAQQCSDPTSIQEVVTHLFLILGGSEGKLTVVAQKISVISGVASCSRHAVSGTSSQTLSAAVAVMFIPYLQQEVHEGTLVHAVSVLSQWTSRLTVEVPAALLDWLKKAFTLKASTSAVRHAYLQAMLGAFKGDTLDKASDLVALLLQTVEKAAAQNSQHAMLAEGAAASVLLCRLSLLEAVSEAKLANFWGLILDETKPLFTTEKFLNQASDETMCTVLQLCERLFLDQAHRLTPSKSKMYHRAVVAVLRSRSWQVRKRAQQMVKKLLSALGGSGLAHGLLGELCVVVNKHTLQPQDALVSETGELTELGRAYSPPRALVEALHVICSCVGQWGDQGEAEKMAIAIINVTHHPSIVATRPGFWPVLLSAMKLQTPDFIETHLESILPXLLELNADNQAVRNAVGALSTLSPTKLLPRVMEQVIEWLTRXELRQVTREEYAIMLXPEGELYDKSIVQSAQQESTKKGSIKRENKAYSYKEQIFELELQEEIRKKKGLKDEVQLSSKQKEMIQAQVERESTIRKRLQGLDVELQCAVGLLDAVLKEGPPQIVWQLPSVLQALMPLLQSPLASPRIRRVFLDIGVCLMPKHMHQLAMLVGHVTLRLVKPACELDPAWSQEELDTATQRTVQLLYNHTVPQRESKADVTPLSAPAFSFCFPLLNAMLRDSSGSTEESESLMTRALQVVEVHAELRAETEVTDTFIDENGPELLPRVGMLQLLTQVVATSTPRLQVLAAQVLTALCSSSGGEKGCAVAEQSEIDVLLAAMLASCFSVRDAALRGLLEMEFALPTDSTEASGLALLQRVWVAKFDTEQEIRDLAEKLWDSLGLELVPELCSLLIVDVTHHEEVVRTAGADALSSAVSQYKEQSGPVLGKLTELYHKRLYRPPPVLDGLGRVISESPPDQWEARCGIALSLNKLSQYLDEPQVTPLFLFFVPDALNDRHADVRRCMLDAALAALNTHGKDNVSALLPVFEEFLKNAPQDASYDAVRQSVVILMGSLAKHLDKSDPKVKPIVAKLITALSTPSQQVQESVASCLPPLVPAIKEDAAGIVRNLLQLLLESDKYAERKGAAYGLAGLVKGLGILALKQQEIMSTLTEAIQDKKNFRRREGSLFAFEMLCNMLGKLFEPYVVHVLPHLLLCFGDGNQYVREAADDCAKAVMRNLSAHGVKLVLPSLLVALNEESWRTKAGSVELLGAMAFCAPKQLSSCLPSIVPKLTEVLTDSHVKVQKAGQQALRQIGSVIRNPEILAITPILLDALTDPSRRTHNCLQTLLDTKFVHFIDAPSLALIMPIVQRAFQDRSTDTRKMAAQIIGNMYSLTDQKDLSPYLPSVIPGLKASLLDPVPEVRTVSAKALGAMVKGMGESCFDDLLPWLMETLASEQSSVDRSGAAQGLAEVMAGLGVEKLDKLMPDVVHTASKVDIASHVRDGYIMMFIYLPLTFGDRFTPYVGPIIPCILKALADENEYVRDTALRAGQRIISMYAETAIALLLPELEQGLFDDLWRIRFSSVQLLGDLLFHISGVTGKMTTETASEDDNFGTAASNKAIIGALGDIRRNRVLSGLYMGRSDTQLVVRQASLHVWKIVVSNTPRTLREILPTLFKLLLGFLASTCPDKRTIAARTLGDLVRKLGEKILPEIIPILEAGLRSDKSDERQGVCIGLSEIMKSTSRDAVLVFSESLVPTVRKALCDPLEEVREAAAKTFEQLHSTIGHQALDDILPALLKQLDDEATAGFALDGLKQVMAVKSRSVLPYLVPKLTSAPVNTRVLAFLSVVAGDALTRHLGVILPALLSSLKSKLDTEDGEQELQSCQTVILSVEDEVGQRVIIDDLLEATRGADPGLRQAAITILNGYFARTRLDYSAHTRNLLSGLIRLLNDSNPEVLLQSWDTLNSITKKLDASSQLALIDDLHRDLRSVSADVKGQHLPGFCLPKKGVTCILPVLREGVLTGSPEQKEEAAKALGAVIKLTSAEALRPSVVNITGPLIRILGDRFAWTVKTALLETLTLLLAKVGIALKPFLPQLQTTFLKALQDVSRGVRLKAAEALGQLVAIHTKVDPLFTEQLAAIRNAEDAGVRETMLQALRFVIQGAGSKVDPAIRKNITTTLLGMLGHDEDATRMSSAGCVGELCAFLSEEELRTVLQQHILADISGVDWMVRHGRSLALANAVKSAPEQLYAEEYRDTVAEAILTNATADRIPIATSGIRAMGYLMRHQLRAEGGSAVPQRIITHFVKCLQNQSSDIRLASERVLWWVFREAATPPLEAGHIKPLLKTLLDNTKDKNTSVRAQSDHTIISLLRLRQGEETMQSVTAILDAASNDLLSDCHRRSLKKIASLPDSNEEIDDTILT, via the exons ATGGCTGCGGACACGCAG GTTTCGGATACATTGAAGA TTGCTGTGAAGGTGACGACCTCAGTGTGAATGAAACGAAAGGAGATACTTGGCGAATTGAAGAAATGTCTGAATGGAAAGG ATTTACCAGATCCTGCCATTAAAGGACTGTGTAAACTCTTCTGCTTGACTCCACACAGATATAG GGACTCTGCATCCAGAAGAGAGCTCATCTCGGTCATTGCGCTGCTGGCCAAGAATCAGCCTGATGCCTTGGCCACCAACCTCCTCCAATGCCTTCAGAGCAGTGGGATCATCTGCAATGCTGGAGAACCCTG TAAGAGCTCTGGCTCTGCAGCCTTCAGCGGCGTGTCCTGGTCGTGCCTTTTGGTCCGCTCTGTGTTCTCAACCCCAGAGAAACGAGATGGGCCTCTGTGGAAGAAAATG GTGGAGGTCCAGAGTCTTTTCCTGGCAGAGGTGGTCGGGGGAGCTCAGACCACTGCCATTAACTCTTCCCTGAAGACCCTCTGCCAAATATGGAAAGAA AACTCGGGTTTGGTGGATGAATACATCAGCACCCTGTTGATTCTGGAGCAGAACCCGGTCCATCTTGTGCTGCTGGGGGTGTGTTTCGACTTCTGCACCACACAGAAGGACATGGCCACCATTAACAAGCACAAG AGTGCCCTGCTGGACCTGTACGTTAAGTCGGCCCTAATGAGCAAGACGAGGCCCCAGCAGCACGTGCTGAACAAGAGCGGCTCCATGCTGCGCCACGTCTCCCACTCCGAGTTCaaagacctgctgctgcccgcCATGCAGAAGAGCATGCTGAGGAGCCCGGAGAACGCCATGCAGA CTGTTTCCTGCCTGCTGGCCGCAGTGACCCTTGACCTCAGCCAGTACGCCATGGATGTTGGGAAGGCTGTTgcaa GCCAACTGAAGGCTAACAACCCCCAGCTGATGCAGGAGGCTGTGCAGGCCATGCAAAACCTGGCCCAGCAGTGCAGTGACCCCACCTCCATACAGGAGGTGGTCACGCACCTCTTCCTGATTCTCGGAG GATCTGAGGGAAAGTTGACAGTGGTGGCACAGAAAATCAGTGTTATATCGG GAGTCGCTAGCTGCAGCCGCCATGCC GTGTCGGGCACCTCCAGCCAAACCCTGAGTGCCGCAGTAGCTGTGATGTTCATTCCCTATTTACAACAAGAAG TCCACGAGGGGACCTTGGTGCACGCCGTGTCGGTCCTGTCCCAGTGGACCAGCCGCCTGACGGTGGAGGTGCCCGCC GCCCTGCTGGACTGGCTGAAGAAGGCCTTCACCCTCAAGGCCTCCACCTCCGCCGTCCGCCACGCCTACCTGCAGGCCATGCTTGGGGCTTTCAAAG GAGACACTCTGGACAAGGCCTCTGACCTGGTGGCCCTGCTCCTCCAGACGGTGGAGAAGGCGGCGGCCCAGAACTCCCAGCATGCCATGCTGGCGGAAGGCGCGGCGGCCTCCGTTCTCCTGTGTCGGCTGTCTCTGCTGGAGGCGGTCTCAG AGGCCAAATTGGCAAATTTCTGGGGTCTGATTTTGGATGAAACAAAG CCACTGTTCACCACCGAGAAGTTCCTCAACCAAGCCAGTGATGAAA CCATGTGCACCGTGCTGCAGCTGTGTGAGCGGCTCTTCCTAGACCAAGCCCACAGACTCACCCCCAGCAAGTCCAA GATGTACCACCGGGCTGTGGTGGCCGTGCTGCGGTCCCGCTCCTGGCAGGTGCGGAAGCGTGCACAGCAGATGGTGAAGAAGCTGCTGTCCGCGTTGGGCGGCTCTGGCCTGGCCCACGGCCTCCTGGGGGAGCTCTGCGTGGTCGTCAACAAGCACACG CTGCAGCCTCAGGACGCGCTGGTGTCCGAGACGGGAGAGCTGACGGAGCTGGGCCGCGCCTACTCCCCCCCTCGGGCCCTGGTGGAGGCGCTGCATGTCATCTGCTCCTGCGTCGGCCAGTGGGGCGACCAGGGCGAGGCCGAGAAGATGGCCATCGCCATCATCAACGTGACGCACCATCCCTCCATAG TGGCCACCCGGCCTGGCTTCTGGCCCGTGCTGCTGTCCGCCATGAAGCTGCAGACCCCTGACTTCATCGAGACCCACCTGGAGAGCATCCTGC ACCTGCTGGAGCTCAACGCAGATAACCAG GCGGTGAGGAATGCTGTCGGCGCCCTGTCCACTCTGTCCCCCACCAAGCTGTTGCCGAGGGTGATGGAGCAGGTGATCGAATGGCTGACGC TGGAGCTTCGCCAGGTGACCCGGGAGGAGTACGCCATCATGC ACCCCGAGGGAGAGCTCTACGACAAGAGCATCGTCCAGAG TGCCCAGCAGGAAAGCACCAAGAAGGGCAGCATCAAGCGAGAGAACAAGGCCTACTCCTACAAGGAGCAGATCTTTGAGCTGGAGCTCCAAGAG GAGATCAGGAAGAAGAAGGGCCTCAAGGACGAGGTGCAGCTGAGCAGCAAGCAGAAGGAGATGATTCAAGCACAGGTGGAGAGGGAGTCCACCATCCGCAAGAGGCTCCAGGGG ctggacGTGGAGCTCCAGTGTGCCGTGGGCCTGCTGGACGCCGTGCTGAAGGAGGGGCCCCCCCAGATCGTGTGGCAGCTGCCCAGCGTCCTCCAGGCCCTGATGCCCCTCCTGCAGTCCCCGCTGGCCTCCCCCCGCATCAGACGGGTCTTCCTGGACATCGGGGTCTGCCTCATGCCCAAACACATGCACCAACTAG caatGCTGGTGGGTCATGTGACCCTGCGACTTGTGAAGCCGGCCTGTGAGCTGGACCCGGCCTGGtcccaggaggagctggacacGGCGACCCAGCGCACAGTGCAGCTGCTCTACAATCACACCGTCCCTCAGAGGGAGAGCAAGGCTG ACGTGACTCCTCTCTCCGCCCCGGCGTTCTCCTTCTGCTTCCCGCTCCTCAATGCCATGCTGAGGGACTCGTCCGGCAGCACGGAGGAGTCCGAGAGCCTCATGACCCGCGCCCTGCAGGTGGTGGAAGTGCACGCCGAGCTCCGCGCAGAGACGGAGGTCACGGACACCTTCATTGACGAG AACGGCCCAGAGCTGCTTCCCCGTGTGGGCATGCTCCAGCTGCTCACCCAGGTCGtcgccacctccacccccaggctCCAG gtgttggCGGCCCAGGTTCTGACCGCCCTGTGCTCCAGCTCTGGAGGGGAGAAGGGCTGTGCCGTGGCGGAGCAGTCTGAGATCGACGTGCTGCTGGCTGCCATGCTGGCGTCCTGCTTCTCTGTGCGCGACGCAGCGCTCAGG GGTCTTCTGGAGATGGAGTTTGCCCTGCCCACCGACAGCACTGAGGCCAGCGGGCTCGCTCTGCTCCAGAGGGTCTGGGTCGCCAAGTTTGACACGGAGCAGGAGATCCGAGACCTGGCTGAGAA GCTGTGGGACTCCCTGGGGCTGGAGCTGGTCCCCGAGCTGTGCTCCCTGCTCATCGTAGACGTCACCCACCACGAGGAGGTGGTCCGCACGGCGGGGGCCGACGCCCTCTCCAGCGCCGTGAGCCAGTACAAGGAGCAGTCCGGCCCCGTGCTCGGCAAGCTCACCGAGCTCTACCACAAGAGGCTCTAT AGGCCACCGCCCGTGCTCGACGGCCTGGGCAGAGTCATTTCTGAATCTCCGCCTGACCAGTGGGAGGCCAG GTGTGGCATCGCCCTGTCTCTGAACAAGCTGTCCCAGTACCTGGACGAACCCCAGGTCACGccgctcttcctcttcttcgtcCCCGACGCGCTGAACGACCGACACGCTGACGTGCGGCGCTGCATGCTGGACGCCGCCCTCGCAGCCCTCAACACGCACGGGAAG gacaACGTGAGCGCCCTGCTGCCGGTGTTCGAGGAGTTCCTAAAGAACGCCCCGCAGGACGCCAGCTACGACGCGGTCCGCCAGAGCGTGGTCATCCTCATGGGCTCGCTCGCCAAGCATCTGGACAAGAGCGACCCCAAGGTCAAACCCATCGTGGCCAAGCTCATCACGGCGCTGTCCACGCCCTCCCAGCAG GTCCAGGAGTCCGTGGCCAGCTGTCTGCCCCCGCTGGTGCCCGCCATCAAGGAGGACGCCGCGGGCATCGTACGCAacctcctgcagctgctgctggagagcGACAAGTACGCTGAGCGCAAGGGCGCGGCATACGGGCTGGCCGGCCTGGTGAAGGGCCTGGGCATCCTGGCCCTGAAGCAGCAGGAAATCATGAGCACGCTGACGGAGGCCATCCAGGACAAGAAGAACTTCAGACGCAGGGAGG GTTCGCTGTTCGCCTTTGAGATGCTGTGCAACATGCTGGGCAAGCTGTTTGAGCCCTACGTGGTGCACGTCCTGCCCCACCTTCTGCTCTGCTTCGGAGACGGGAACCAGTACGTCAGAGAG gctgCAGATGACTGCGCCAAGGCTGTGATGAGGAACCTAAGTGCCCACGGGGTGAAGCTGGTGCTGCCCTCTCTGCTGGTGGCCCTGAACGAGGAGTCCTGGAGAACGAAAGCAG GCTCCGTGGAGCTGCTGGGCGCCATGGCCTTCTGCGCCCCCAAGCAGCTGTCCTCCTGCCTGCCCAGCATCGTGCCCAAGTTGACGGAGGTGCTCACCGACtcccacgtcaaggtgcagaaGGCCGGCCAGCAGGCCCTCCGGCAGATCGGCTCCGTCATCCGCAACCCCGAGATCCTGG CCATCACGCCGATCCTGCTGGACGCCCTCACCGACCCGTCCAGGCGGACCCACAACTGCCTGCAGACGCTGCTGGACACCAAGTTTGTCCACTTCATTGACGCCCCCTCCCTGGCCCTCATCATGCCCATCGTCCAGAGAGCCTTCCAGGACCGCTCCACTGACACGCGCAAGATGGCCGCCCAGATCATCGGCAACATGTACTCCCTCACGGACCAGAAG GACTTGTCGCCATACCTACCCAGTGTCATTCCTGGACTCAAGGCCTCTCTGCTGGACCCAGTGCCTGAG GTGCGCACGGTCTCGGCCAAGGCCCTGGGGGCCATGGTGAAGGGCATGGGGGAGAGCTGCTTCGACGACCTGCTGCCCTGGCTCATGGAGACCCTTGCCTCGGAGCAGAGCTCTGTGGACCGCTCCGGGGCCGCTCAAG GTCTGGCGGAGGTGATGGCTGGCCTGGGAGTGGAGAAGCTGGACAAGCTGATGCCCGACGTGGTGCACACGGCCAGCAAGGTGGACATCGCCTCCCACGTGAGGGACGGCTACATCATGATGTTCATCTACCTGCCCCTGACCTTTGGGGACAGGTTCACCCCCTACGTTGGCCCCATCATCCCCTGCATCCTGAAG GCTCTGGCGGATGAGAACGAGTACGTGAGGGACACCGCTCTGCGGGCCGGCCAGCGGATCATCAGCATGTACGCCGAGACCGCCATCGCCCTGCTGCTCCCCGAGCTGGAGCAGGGCCTGTTCGATGACCTGTGGAGGATCAG GTTCAGCTCCGTGCAGCTGCTTGGAGATCTGTTGTTCCACATCTCTGGAGTGACAGGAAAGATGACCACGGAGACAGCCTCAGAGGACGACAACTTCGGCACAGCGGCTTCCAACAAA gCAATCATCGGGGCCCTGGGAGACATTCGGCGTAACCGCGTGCTCTCAGGCCTCTACATGGGCCGCTCAGACACCCAGCTGGTGGTCCGCCAGGCCTCGCTCCACGTCTGGAAGATCGTGGTGTCCAACACGCCGCGCACCCTCCGCGAGATCCTGCCCACCCTCTTCAAACTTCTGCTAGGCTTTCTGGCGTCCACATGCCCCGACAAGAGAACG atCGCAGCGCGTACGCTGGGCGACCTGGTGAGGAAGCTCGGAGAGAAGATCCTTCCGGAGATCATCCCCATCCTGGAGGCCGGCCTGCGTTCTGACAAGAGTGACGAGAGACAGGGCGTCTGCATCGGCCTCAGCGAGATCATGAAGTCCACTAGCAGGGACGCG GTGTTGGTGTTCTCGGAGTCCCTGGTCCCCACGGTGCGGAAGGCCCTGTGCGACCCCCTGGAGGAGGTGCGCGAGGCCGCAGCCAAGACCTTCGAGCAGCTGCACTCCACCATTGGCCACCAGGCACTGGACGACATCCTGCCCGCCCTGCTCAAACAGCTG GATGATGAAGCCACAGCAGGGTTCGCCCTGGACGGTCTGAAACAGGTCATGGCCGTGAAGAGCCGCTCCGTGTTGCCTTACCTGGTGCCAAAG ctgACCTCCGCTCCTGTCAACACGCGGGTGCTGGCCTTCCTGTCCGTGGTGGCCGGCGACGCCCTGACCCGCCACCTGGGGGTCATCCTGCCGGCCCTGCTGTCCTCACTGAAGAGCAAGTTGGACACGGAGGACGGAGAGCAG GAGCTGCAAAGCTGTCAGACGGTGATCCTCTCGGTGGAGGACGAGGTGGGCCAGCGCGTCATCATAGACGACCTGCTGGAGGCCACGCGGGGCGCCGACCCCGGCCTCAGGCAGGCCGCCATCACCATCCTCAACGGCTACTTCGCCCGCACCCGCCTGGACTACAGCGCCCACACGCGCAACCTGCTCTCGGGCCTCATCCGCCTGCTCAACGACTCCAACCCCGAGGTCCTGCTGCAGAGCTGGGACACCCTCAACTCCATCACCAAG AAGCTGGACGCCAGCAGCCAGTTGGCCCTGATAGACGACCTGCACAGGGACCTGAGGTCCGTCAGTGCGGACGTGAAGGGGCAGCATCTCCCCGGCTTCTGCCTACCCAAGAAG GGCGTGACCTGCATCCTGCCTGTGCTCCGAGAGGGCGTCCTGACCGGCAGCccggagcagaaggaggaggccgCCAAGGCCCTGGGGGCCGTCATCAAACTGACCTCCGCCGAGGCCCTGCGGCCCTCCGTGGTCAACATCACAGGGCCCCTCATTCGTATCCTAGGAGACCGCTTTGCCTGGACGGTGAAGACCGCCCTGCTAGAAACCCTCACCCTGCTGCTGGCTAAG GTGGGCATCGCTCTGAAGCCCTTCCTGCCCCAGCTGCAGACCACCTTCCTGAAGGCGCTGCAGGACGTGAGCCGCGGCGTGCGGCTGAAGGCGGCCGAGGCCCTGGGCCAGCTGGTGGCCATCCACACCAAGGTGGACCCGCTGTTCACAGAGCAGCTGGCCGCTATCCGCAACGCAGAGGACGCCGGAGTCAG GGAGACAATGCTCCAGGCGTTGCGCTTCGTCATCCAGGGCGCTGGGTCAAAGGTTGATCCAGCCATCCGCAAGaacatcaccaccacactgCTGGGCATGCTGGGACACGACGAG GATGCAACGCGCATGTCGTCTGCAGGCTGTGTCGGTGAGCTGTGTGCGTTCTTGTCGGAAGAGGAACTGAGGACCGTATTGCAGCAGCACATCCTGG CCGATATATCTGGTGTGGACTGGATGGTGCGTCATGGCCGCAGCCTGGCTCTGGCCAATGCAGTGAAGTCTGCCCCCGAGCAGTTGTATGCAGAGGAGTACCGGGACACCGTGGCCGAGGCCATCCTCACAAACGCCACCGCCGACCGG